The Virgibacillus dokdonensis genome includes a window with the following:
- a CDS encoding DUF4349 domain-containing protein, translating to MRSRLFLLLCFFLILLTSCDERSDSSDQSNSVSSYQDDKTTIQTEDSREMADSGKEQTEQKAEETEVPKADTYDVDQRKVIYTADTRIEVKDLQKKIATLESLIIDYNGYIVESSRSNDTEEKNSTGFITARVPQTNFKTFMDEVESGEGKLLSNNISGQDVTEEYVDLESRLQSKKVVEKRLLAFMEQAEKTEDLLAISEDLAEVQEEIEQITGRMNYLQNKADLATVHIEIQENNVSLEDGDLNTWEATKQQFIKSINFLLKVISNVFVFIAGNMPVLILISVLGWLGWIFIRKWVKQNHKEK from the coding sequence ATGAGGTCACGATTATTTTTGTTACTGTGCTTTTTTTTGATTCTGCTTACGAGTTGCGATGAACGTTCAGATAGTAGTGATCAATCAAACTCAGTATCTAGTTATCAAGATGACAAAACAACAATTCAAACAGAAGATAGTAGAGAAATGGCTGATTCAGGAAAAGAACAAACGGAACAGAAAGCCGAAGAAACGGAAGTGCCAAAAGCAGATACTTACGATGTGGATCAACGAAAAGTAATCTATACTGCGGATACACGTATAGAAGTAAAAGATTTACAGAAAAAAATAGCGACTTTGGAAAGTTTGATTATAGATTATAATGGTTATATTGTAGAATCATCTAGAAGTAATGATACAGAAGAAAAAAATAGCACCGGTTTCATCACTGCAAGAGTACCACAAACGAATTTTAAAACTTTTATGGATGAAGTAGAATCGGGGGAAGGAAAATTATTAAGTAATAATATTTCAGGTCAGGATGTCACCGAAGAATATGTGGATTTAGAGTCTCGACTTCAATCTAAAAAAGTAGTAGAGAAAAGGTTATTAGCTTTTATGGAACAAGCTGAAAAAACAGAGGATTTATTGGCTATTTCAGAAGACCTTGCAGAAGTACAGGAAGAAATAGAGCAAATTACTGGTCGAATGAATTATCTACAAAATAAAGCCGATTTGGCAACTGTTCATATCGAAATACAAGAAAATAATGTATCGTTAGAAGATGGAGACTTAAATACATGGGAGGCAACGAAACAGCAATTCATAAAGAGTATAAACTTTCTTTTGAAAGTGATTTCAAACGTGTTTGTATTTATAGCAGGTAACATGCCGGTTCTTATTCTAATTAGTGTATTAGGTTGGCTTGGTTGGATTTTTATAAGAAAATGGGTAAAGCAAAATCACAAGGAGAAATAG
- the fdhA gene encoding formaldehyde dehydrogenase, glutathione-independent, whose amino-acid sequence MAENRGVVYVGAGKVEVQDIRYPDLVLQDGPGVNPLNVGRKCHHGVIVKVVTTNICGSDQHMVRGRTTAPSGLVLGHEITGEVVEVGRDVEFIQIGDLVSVPFNIACGRCRNCKQQDTHICQNVNPDRPGSAYGYVDMGGWVGGQSEYVMVPYADFQLLKFPDKDQAMDKILDLTMLSDIFPTGYHGAVSAGVKPGSTVYVAGAGPVGLAAAHSAQLLGASVVIVGDLIEERLAQARSFGCETINLREHTNLGEQMEQILGVPEVDCAIDAVGFEASGHGEGASEAPATVLNTIMGITRAGGKLGIPGLYVTGDPGGVDKDAKEGTLKIRFGLGFAKAHTFVTGQTPVMKYHRDLMMAILSGKAQIAKAVNATLISLNEAPAGYEAFDGGASKKFVIDPHGLVKA is encoded by the coding sequence GTGGCTGAGAACAGGGGTGTCGTATATGTAGGTGCTGGTAAAGTAGAGGTGCAGGATATTCGTTATCCGGATTTAGTTTTACAGGATGGGCCAGGTGTAAATCCATTAAATGTGGGGCGAAAATGCCATCATGGCGTCATTGTTAAAGTAGTAACTACGAATATTTGCGGAAGTGATCAGCACATGGTTCGAGGGAGGACTACAGCTCCCAGTGGCTTAGTGCTTGGTCATGAAATTACTGGAGAAGTTGTTGAAGTAGGACGAGATGTTGAGTTTATCCAAATAGGAGATTTAGTATCTGTTCCATTTAACATTGCCTGCGGACGTTGTAGGAATTGTAAACAACAAGACACTCATATTTGCCAAAATGTTAATCCAGATAGACCAGGATCAGCCTATGGTTATGTTGATATGGGCGGATGGGTAGGCGGTCAATCGGAATATGTAATGGTTCCATATGCTGATTTTCAACTGCTTAAATTTCCTGATAAAGATCAGGCTATGGATAAAATACTTGATTTAACTATGTTATCGGATATTTTTCCGACAGGTTATCATGGAGCGGTAAGCGCCGGAGTTAAACCGGGATCAACAGTTTACGTTGCCGGAGCAGGTCCTGTAGGTCTTGCTGCTGCACATTCAGCTCAATTACTCGGAGCATCTGTCGTCATTGTCGGTGATTTAATTGAAGAAAGGCTGGCACAAGCACGCAGCTTCGGATGTGAAACAATTAATTTACGTGAACATACGAATTTAGGGGAACAAATGGAGCAGATCCTAGGTGTACCAGAAGTAGATTGTGCGATTGACGCAGTTGGATTTGAGGCTAGTGGTCACGGAGAAGGAGCAAGTGAAGCACCGGCAACTGTTTTAAACACGATTATGGGTATAACTCGGGCTGGAGGAAAATTAGGTATTCCAGGGTTATATGTTACAGGTGACCCAGGGGGCGTTGATAAAGATGCAAAAGAAGGAACGTTGAAAATTCGCTTCGGATTAGGATTTGCGAAAGCACATACATTTGTTACTGGCCAAACTCCAGTGATGAAATATCATCGTGATTTAATGATGGCCATTTTAAGTGGAAAGGCGCAAATTGCAAAAGCAGTAAATGCTACATTAATTTCGTTGAATGAAGCGCCAGCTGGATATGAAGCATTTGATGGTGGTGCGTCAAAGAAATTTGTTATTGATCCGCATGGTTTGGTGAAAGCATAA
- a CDS encoding DUF5067 domain-containing protein yields the protein MKKYLFVLLAVMLVVLSACGGSSESKDTENEESKDSADAANEESKDSAETNENEDVYFKDNEAKIEDLKIKIKETKVIPAGEEGNETGEKPVFAIWYETTNLTDKDIDPSTAWIAVFTALQDNDPNAVNELEMGSLPDGNHSDTQTETIKKDGTVENSIAYELDDLETPVTLVATQGVMGEEIGRQDFEIK from the coding sequence ATGAAGAAGTACTTATTTGTTTTACTTGCTGTAATGTTAGTAGTTTTATCTGCATGTGGTGGATCAAGCGAAAGTAAAGACACAGAAAATGAAGAAAGTAAAGATAGCGCCGATGCAGCGAATGAAGAAAGCAAAGATAGCGCGGAAACAAACGAAAACGAAGATGTATACTTCAAAGATAATGAAGCTAAAATTGAAGATTTAAAAATCAAAATAAAAGAAACAAAGGTTATACCTGCTGGAGAAGAAGGAAATGAAACTGGAGAAAAACCAGTATTTGCTATCTGGTATGAGACAACGAACCTTACTGATAAAGACATAGATCCGTCAACAGCTTGGATAGCAGTATTTACAGCGTTGCAAGACAACGATCCAAATGCAGTAAACGAACTGGAAATGGGTAGCTTACCAGACGGAAACCATTCAGATACACAAACGGAAACGATAAAGAAAGATGGTACGGTAGAAAACTCCATTGCTTATGAATTAGATGATTTAGAAACTCCTGTAACCTTAGTAGCTACACAAGGCGTTATGGGAGAAGAGATTGGTAGACAAGATTTTGAAATTAAATAG
- a CDS encoding dihydrolipoamide acetyltransferase family protein, translating to MATSILMPKLGMTMTEGTVEEWLKQPGDTVKEGEGIVTISSDKLTSEVEAPADGILLKVIKEMSEEAEVGEPIGIVGQAGEEVGEATSTSEKEKTEPTAEVQEKAVQQVEQQPEGHQDMKGPQRKRRISPAARKKAKALSVDISKVTGTGPKGRITRRDIEQVAATTTEEQVTTKPAVHEEEAMQVQGMSAMRKSIAANMQHSLESTAQLTLHRKADITNLLAFQKKMRTEAAENNLDLKLTLTVFLARAVTLSLQAHPEVNTHLIHDQLHQFEEVHLGIATSLEDGLVVPVVKHAERLPLGSLAKQMKHVTETAREGKNAELSGATFTISNLGAQGIEYFTPILNPPESGILGVGTFVQELRLDENEQVKQITSLPLSLTFDHRVLDGAPAAEFLNTIAHYLAKPYLLLL from the coding sequence ATGGCTACATCGATATTAATGCCAAAACTAGGTATGACGATGACAGAAGGAACGGTGGAAGAATGGCTTAAACAACCTGGAGACACCGTAAAAGAAGGTGAAGGAATTGTCACAATTAGTTCAGATAAATTAACGAGTGAAGTAGAAGCTCCAGCTGATGGTATATTATTAAAGGTAATAAAAGAGATGTCTGAAGAAGCAGAAGTTGGTGAACCGATTGGTATTGTTGGGCAAGCTGGAGAAGAAGTAGGGGAAGCGACATCGACTTCTGAAAAAGAAAAAACTGAACCAACAGCTGAGGTACAAGAGAAGGCGGTTCAACAAGTAGAGCAGCAACCTGAAGGACATCAAGACATGAAAGGTCCGCAACGAAAAAGGCGTATTTCTCCAGCTGCTCGTAAAAAAGCAAAAGCATTATCCGTAGATATTTCTAAAGTAACAGGTACTGGTCCTAAGGGAAGGATTACTAGAAGAGACATTGAGCAAGTAGCAGCGACCACAACGGAAGAACAGGTTACAACAAAACCAGCCGTTCATGAAGAAGAAGCAATGCAGGTTCAAGGTATGTCAGCAATGAGAAAATCAATTGCTGCTAATATGCAGCATAGCTTGGAATCAACCGCGCAATTAACATTACATCGGAAAGCTGATATAACAAACTTACTTGCTTTTCAAAAGAAAATGCGCACAGAAGCAGCAGAGAATAATTTAGATTTAAAGCTGACACTAACGGTATTTTTAGCTCGAGCTGTAACGTTAAGCTTACAAGCACATCCTGAAGTAAATACACATCTTATTCATGATCAGCTACACCAATTTGAAGAAGTACATTTAGGTATTGCAACCTCACTAGAAGATGGATTGGTTGTTCCTGTTGTAAAACATGCGGAAAGATTGCCACTCGGTAGCTTAGCAAAGCAAATGAAACATGTCACAGAAACTGCTCGTGAAGGAAAAAATGCTGAATTAAGCGGAGCAACATTCACCATTTCTAATTTAGGTGCGCAAGGTATAGAATATTTCACACCAATCCTGAACCCACCAGAAAGTGGGATTTTAGGTGTAGGTACATTTGTACAAGAGCTTAGGTTAGATGAAAATGAGCAGGTGAAACAGATAACTTCGCTACCACTCAGCTTAACCTTTGATCACAGAGTATTAGATGGGGCGCCAGCAGCAGAATTCTTAAATACGATTGCTCATTATTTAGCAAAACCATATTTGTTATTGCTGTAA
- a CDS encoding alpha-ketoacid dehydrogenase subunit beta, with protein sequence MARKITFSKAINEAMDIAMERDNKVILIGEDVAGGATVDHLQDEEAWGGVFGVTKGLGNKYGRKRVIDMPIAEAGYMGASVAAAVTGLRPISELMFNDFIGSAMDEIMNQGAKIRYMFGGKAEVPLTIRTSHGAGAGAAAQHSQSLYGMLTAIPGLKVVVPSNPYDAKGLLLTAIEDNDMVAFFEDKTLYSMKGEVPEGYYTIPLGKAEIKRAGDDLTIVAIGKMVQVAESAANQLAKQNVEVEIIDPRSLSPLDEDTILQSVEKTGRLLIIDEANPRCNAATDISAMVVDKGFDFLDAPIKMVTAPHAPTPFATNLEQLYIPRAETVVRIVKEMIGELTLSR encoded by the coding sequence ATGGCGAGAAAAATAACGTTTTCAAAGGCGATTAATGAAGCAATGGATATTGCAATGGAAAGAGATAATAAAGTCATTTTAATTGGAGAAGACGTAGCTGGAGGAGCAACAGTCGATCATCTACAGGATGAAGAAGCTTGGGGTGGCGTTTTTGGAGTAACGAAAGGATTAGGAAATAAGTATGGACGTAAACGGGTCATCGATATGCCAATTGCTGAAGCTGGCTATATGGGAGCGTCAGTGGCCGCTGCGGTTACAGGTTTAAGACCAATATCAGAATTAATGTTTAACGATTTTATTGGCAGTGCGATGGATGAAATTATGAACCAGGGTGCTAAAATTCGTTATATGTTTGGTGGGAAAGCAGAAGTTCCATTAACTATTCGTACTAGCCATGGTGCGGGTGCAGGAGCTGCAGCGCAGCATTCCCAATCATTATATGGCATGTTAACAGCTATCCCTGGATTAAAAGTCGTTGTTCCTTCTAACCCTTACGATGCTAAAGGCTTGTTATTAACGGCAATTGAAGATAATGATATGGTCGCCTTTTTTGAAGATAAAACACTATATAGTATGAAAGGTGAAGTACCCGAAGGATATTATACAATACCGTTAGGAAAGGCAGAAATTAAGCGTGCGGGGGATGATCTAACCATTGTGGCGATAGGTAAAATGGTACAAGTAGCTGAAAGCGCTGCAAATCAGCTTGCTAAGCAAAATGTCGAGGTGGAAATTATTGACCCTAGATCATTATCTCCACTTGATGAGGATACGATTTTACAGTCCGTTGAGAAAACAGGGCGTCTATTGATCATTGATGAAGCAAATCCACGTTGTAATGCAGCAACGGATATTTCTGCTATGGTTGTAGATAAAGGTTTCGATTTTTTAGATGCGCCAATTAAGATGGTGACGGCTCCACATGCACCTACACCATTTGCCACAAACTTAGAGCAATTATATATACCACGAGCAGAAACAGTTGTACGAATAGTAAAAGAAATGATTGGGGAATTGACCTTATCTAGATAA
- a CDS encoding thiamine pyrophosphate-dependent dehydrogenase E1 component subunit alpha produces MDKKIASWMYTKMNDIRNFENQVQKIFATGEIPGFVHLYAGEEAVAVGVCAHLENIDYITSTHRGHGHCIAKGCDLNGMMAEIFGKETGLCNGKGGSMHIADLEVGMLGANGIVGGGFPLAVGAGLSADILENGGVAVCFFGDGANNHGTFHEGINIAAALNLPVVFVAENNGFGEATPFEYATSAKTIADRAIAYDIPGVRVDGNDVTKVYEVAEEAIERARNGEGPTLIEAITYRTSGHFEGDNQAYKSESDKEKWPVEVDCIEQFKTYALENKLLSKTELEEMEKASLKAVEEAVEFAHHSKVPSEEALTENVYVSYK; encoded by the coding sequence ATGGATAAGAAAATAGCAAGTTGGATGTATACAAAAATGAATGACATTCGTAATTTTGAAAACCAAGTCCAAAAAATTTTTGCTACAGGGGAAATTCCGGGATTTGTACATTTATATGCAGGGGAAGAAGCTGTTGCAGTTGGGGTTTGTGCTCATTTAGAAAATATAGATTATATAACCAGTACACATCGTGGGCATGGCCATTGTATTGCCAAGGGCTGTGACTTAAATGGGATGATGGCTGAAATATTTGGTAAAGAAACTGGTTTATGTAATGGAAAAGGCGGTTCCATGCATATAGCAGATTTGGAAGTCGGCATGCTTGGAGCTAACGGCATTGTTGGTGGAGGGTTTCCATTAGCTGTTGGTGCAGGTTTATCTGCTGATATTTTAGAAAACGGTGGCGTTGCAGTATGTTTCTTTGGCGATGGGGCAAATAATCATGGCACTTTTCATGAAGGAATTAATATTGCAGCAGCATTGAATCTACCTGTTGTTTTTGTCGCAGAAAATAATGGCTTTGGAGAAGCAACGCCATTTGAGTACGCTACTTCAGCAAAAACAATTGCTGATCGAGCAATAGCATATGATATACCTGGCGTACGCGTTGACGGAAATGATGTTACTAAGGTTTATGAAGTTGCCGAAGAAGCGATAGAAAGAGCTAGAAACGGAGAAGGACCAACCTTAATTGAAGCCATTACTTATCGTACGAGTGGTCATTTTGAAGGAGATAATCAAGCGTATAAGTCAGAATCTGATAAAGAAAAGTGGCCAGTAGAAGTAGATTGTATTGAACAATTCAAAACATACGCGTTAGAGAATAAACTGTTAAGCAAAACGGAACTGGAAGAGATGGAGAAGGCGTCTTTAAAAGCGGTGGAGGAAGCAGTTGAATTTGCGCATCACAGTAAAGTGCCAAGTGAGGAAGCATTAACGGAGAATGTATACGTTTCTTACAAATAA
- a CDS encoding sigma-54-dependent Fis family transcriptional regulator, with the protein MITDVVTKEIWKRFIHEGSLVDENISYELVDSWERCKQEGVNPFDGISKSILQPDELQRRVEQNALLISLVEAQRNQLHYFLKGWQYVTTLTDKEGYILQNRGEQSVEAKAYDILFIQGSNWGETEVGTNAIGLAQLYKKPFIVRGYGHFAVASQIWNCAAAPIVDHHNQLIGILNISSPYKPINFNYVLASVKMIADSISLAWRKTMYEDMEQLQKLSCSKNAIICSNDDVICKLPRHLENKYGYMLGEPLDNIMPEISLHGERKPLLINGRSIGYEVYVQEEIKENPVYFAGVTGKSDVFQKVLQDIHKVATTDAAVHIYGETGTGKELVAEAIHRNSERAHQPFVSINCGAIPEQLLESELFGYEPGAFTGAHKNGRKGKLEAANKGTLFLDEIGDMPSSMQISLLRVLQQKQVTRIGGYEPIPIDVRIISATNVDIRQLVAEETMRADLFYRIYGFPIYVPALRQRKEDIPYFIDYYCKENHWYPSWINKLTATFKHGRWTGNIRELFNALDRCRILFPEQTPEEEELYQIISIWDNTELIRVESNEKETQNFRNQLEVDKIKQALKKHHNHVPSAAADLNISRSTLYRKIKKYQL; encoded by the coding sequence TTGATTACCGATGTCGTTACCAAAGAGATTTGGAAGCGTTTCATTCATGAGGGGAGTCTAGTGGATGAAAATATTTCCTATGAGCTAGTTGACTCTTGGGAAAGATGTAAGCAAGAAGGTGTTAATCCGTTTGATGGGATTTCTAAATCGATTTTACAGCCAGATGAACTCCAGCGGCGTGTAGAACAAAATGCACTGCTTATTTCGTTAGTAGAAGCGCAACGCAATCAGTTACATTATTTTTTAAAGGGATGGCAATATGTTACGACATTGACAGATAAAGAGGGTTACATACTACAAAATAGAGGCGAGCAGTCAGTAGAAGCAAAAGCTTATGATATTTTATTTATTCAAGGCTCAAATTGGGGCGAAACAGAAGTGGGAACCAACGCAATTGGATTAGCTCAATTATATAAGAAGCCATTTATAGTAAGGGGTTATGGCCATTTTGCAGTAGCCTCACAAATTTGGAACTGTGCCGCTGCACCAATTGTTGATCATCATAATCAGTTGATTGGCATTCTTAATATTTCAAGTCCCTATAAACCAATAAACTTTAATTATGTACTGGCTTCGGTAAAAATGATTGCCGATTCTATTTCGCTTGCTTGGCGAAAAACCATGTACGAGGATATGGAACAATTACAGAAATTATCTTGTTCTAAAAATGCAATTATTTGTTCCAATGATGATGTTATATGTAAGTTACCGAGGCATTTGGAAAATAAATATGGATATATGCTTGGTGAACCGTTAGATAACATAATGCCAGAGATAAGTTTGCATGGTGAAAGAAAACCACTTTTAATAAATGGCCGCTCCATAGGTTATGAGGTTTATGTGCAGGAAGAAATAAAGGAAAATCCTGTTTATTTTGCAGGTGTGACAGGAAAAAGTGATGTATTTCAAAAGGTATTGCAAGATATTCATAAAGTTGCTACAACGGATGCTGCTGTTCATATATATGGAGAGACTGGTACAGGAAAAGAATTAGTTGCTGAAGCAATTCACCGTAATAGTGAACGTGCGCATCAACCTTTTGTTTCTATTAATTGTGGGGCGATCCCTGAACAGTTATTGGAAAGTGAGTTGTTTGGTTACGAACCTGGTGCATTCACCGGTGCTCATAAAAATGGTAGAAAGGGAAAGCTAGAAGCGGCAAACAAAGGCACTTTATTTCTAGATGAAATTGGTGATATGCCTTCATCCATGCAGATTTCTTTGCTTCGGGTACTACAACAAAAGCAAGTAACTCGAATAGGAGGCTATGAGCCTATTCCTATTGATGTGCGCATTATTTCAGCAACAAATGTAGATATACGTCAACTAGTTGCAGAGGAGACAATGCGAGCTGATCTCTTTTATCGTATTTACGGTTTTCCTATTTATGTACCGGCTTTACGACAACGCAAAGAAGATATTCCTTATTTTATCGATTATTATTGCAAGGAAAATCATTGGTATCCAAGCTGGATAAATAAATTAACAGCTACTTTTAAACATGGAAGATGGACAGGGAATATTCGTGAATTATTTAATGCTTTAGATCGCTGTCGCATTTTATTTCCAGAGCAAACACCTGAGGAAGAGGAGCTTTATCAGATTATTTCGATTTGGGATAACACAGAGCTGATAAGAGTAGAGAGCAACGAAAAGGAAACACAAAATTTTCGCAATCAGTTAGAAGTAGACAAGATTAAACAAGCATTAAAAAAACATCACAATCATGTACCAAGTGCTGCGGCTGATTTAAATATATCACGAAGCACATTATATCGTAAAATTAAAAAGTACCAATTGTAG
- a CDS encoding GNAT family N-acetyltransferase codes for MFNTNKIFNQIAFDKQELHCADIFQQHMESKRLQTERYVIQNNDTPVGILEYGMHSPRTNMPWLTLLLIDKKYRGKGLAKNVYLQFETWMQVKGASNIQIAVHANNEKALLFWSNMGFRQYDGRVYQAKR; via the coding sequence GTGTTTAATACGAATAAAATATTTAACCAAATTGCATTTGATAAACAGGAGCTCCATTGTGCTGACATTTTTCAACAACACATGGAGTCAAAACGATTGCAAACGGAAAGATATGTTATTCAAAACAATGATACCCCTGTAGGAATTTTAGAATATGGAATGCATAGTCCGCGAACGAATATGCCTTGGCTAACGCTTTTGCTTATTGATAAGAAATATCGAGGAAAGGGGTTAGCTAAAAATGTTTATTTACAGTTCGAAACATGGATGCAAGTAAAAGGAGCTTCTAATATTCAAATTGCTGTCCATGCTAACAATGAGAAAGCGTTATTATTTTGGAGTAATATGGGTTTTAGGCAGTATGATGGACGTGTTTACCAAGCAAAGCGCTAA
- a CDS encoding Fic/DOC family protein, producing MTFYLFQDIYPFAGKIRNVQLMKGETRFCQAQYIESNLNDLFRKLNREPVWETRDQAKKQLAFYKSELNMIHPFREGTGRVSRLIIREAARNHRYNWDFGRIDSALYTKTMIRSVIDVSSLQSLFHQTLTTCH from the coding sequence ATTACATTTTATTTATTTCAGGATATTTATCCGTTTGCTGGTAAAATTAGAAACGTTCAACTGATGAAAGGGGAAACTAGATTTTGTCAAGCGCAATATATTGAATCTAACTTAAATGATTTATTTCGTAAATTAAATAGAGAACCTGTTTGGGAAACACGAGATCAAGCTAAGAAACAGTTAGCATTTTATAAGTCTGAGCTCAATATGATTCACCCCTTCAGGGAGGGGACTGGACGAGTGAGTCGTTTGATTATTCGTGAAGCCGCTCGAAATCATAGATATAATTGGGATTTTGGAAGGATTGACAGTGCTTTATACACGAAAACAATGATTAGAAGCGTGATAGATGTATCCTCATTACAAAGTTTATTTCATCAAACCTTAACAACATGTCATTAA
- a CDS encoding Zn-dependent hydrolase — protein sequence MAKLTIESKEFQQVLANLRFENMFLSPELQKKVVSLVNNDERITQETIKRIIANG from the coding sequence ATGGCAAAATTAACAATTGAATCTAAAGAGTTTCAACAAGTCCTTGCTAATCTTCGTTTCGAAAACATGTTTCTTTCACCTGAACTTCAAAAGAAAGTTGTCAGTCTAGTGAATAATGATGAAAGGATTACCCAAGAGACGATAAAAAGGATTATTGCAAATGGATAA
- a CDS encoding DUF4879 domain-containing protein — protein MKKGFTAVVIALTLFLTAGAVSASSVDESTTLHKKLLKDQALQSLQEEYPDAQFIEEDVAKDGSVEGITLQGPAPPLTSLSVYAAISTHYPQYEYFALNQLTSIEDHGGEEMYIVTREIGYSRNTSRIAQMNGGNIPMLMDEAIDLNGDRIIDGYFRWWDASGYENGRFTYQATSINAPWNTMSARMNIR, from the coding sequence ATGAAAAAAGGATTTACCGCAGTAGTCATAGCCTTAACGCTCTTCTTAACGGCAGGGGCAGTTTCAGCGTCTTCTGTTGACGAATCTACTACTTTGCATAAAAAGTTGCTAAAAGATCAAGCTTTACAGTCTCTTCAAGAGGAATATCCAGATGCTCAATTTATTGAAGAAGATGTAGCGAAAGACGGATCAGTAGAAGGTATAACTCTTCAAGGACCCGCTCCTCCTTTAACTTCTTTAAGTGTATATGCAGCTATTTCTACTCATTACCCACAGTATGAATACTTTGCACTAAATCAATTAACATCTATTGAAGATCATGGTGGAGAAGAAATGTACATTGTTACAAGGGAAATTGGCTATAGTAGAAATACATCAAGGATAGCCCAAATGAATGGTGGAAATATACCAATGCTTATGGACGAAGCCATTGATTTAAATGGTGATCGAATCATTGATGGGTATTTTAGGTGGTGGGACGCTAGCGGATATGAGAATGGTAGATTTACATATCAAGCTACCTCTATCAACGCACCTTGGAATACAATGAGCGCTAGGATGAATATTAGATAA
- a CDS encoding DinB family protein yields MNAIGLLLLQFEEIRSRSIKVWEAIPEEMLHWKPDEEALTCAEMIRHLLEAEFLFHHVLIGRGGKGLVNLDNPFEAKEFISVEDELKFANPFRERFLEYIQTLDAHDLENIEIDLINEGGYMKQLGAMLVRIAYHESVHTGQLLDYMRTMRITRPKIWD; encoded by the coding sequence ATGAATGCAATTGGGTTATTGCTATTACAATTTGAAGAAATTAGAAGCAGAAGCATAAAAGTGTGGGAGGCCATTCCTGAGGAAATGTTGCATTGGAAACCTGATGAAGAAGCTTTAACATGTGCTGAAATGATTAGACATTTATTAGAAGCTGAGTTCCTTTTCCATCACGTTCTTATAGGTAGAGGTGGTAAGGGGCTTGTTAATTTGGATAATCCATTTGAAGCAAAAGAATTTATATCAGTGGAAGATGAACTTAAATTTGCTAATCCTTTTCGAGAGAGGTTTTTGGAATATATTCAAACACTGGACGCGCATGACTTAGAAAATATAGAAATAGATCTAATTAATGAAGGAGGTTATATGAAACAGCTAGGTGCAATGTTAGTACGGATTGCTTACCATGAGTCAGTTCATACAGGTCAATTGCTAGACTACATGAGAACAATGAGAATTACCCGTCCGAAGATATGGGATTAA